One genomic window of Planctomycetaceae bacterium includes the following:
- a CDS encoding endonuclease/exonuclease/phosphatase family protein, whose translation MIRSLLAFHFRPWPFAKGIPRFCLRWLVSRSPLHFLLGIPSLAVTLAIVATVLMTRSPESRKRLATDYRQRAALAVNAGDLQQAEILYRRAIPLSSDPNAVTVEFAAALLGRGQEARGLRMLTALAPIDGRSGYLPAYQALAAYYRDHPDRTALHDVLTLRYRMETEADSLATRLELVSLLATHGAYSQAIGFLRPVADDNAGHELLLARLLEASGQRRQAADERNQAIARMRDDLRRNPDDAEQRRRLLNTYAEQGRLFDALTVALEGCDQSVDPATVDMVIDVYSAWMTTLPPREVREQLNALRMTVDPQADTSREYTLTSITRADGTDRMVHECFAGLHRVLLSRDSQWLVDLLLGTAAAGDNRPQQAMIHLRRAHAGRPDHPVIANDLAWMLYRQASRDSGDSADALLNEAIELADIAVAQKPDHASFHDTRAQILIAAGCWLEAESELQRCDELGGDTSTLRRKMREDKKESDTASDGGTATHPEHGEDSDTSEPGSAKVSGSHRGAVFTKTALLAGQRSIRFATFNASLNRRQAGELVRNLSKPNDRQAMAVAEIIRRVRPDVLLLNEFDFDENAEALRLFQDNYLNVPRPGIEPIRYEHHFLASPNTGVPSGLDLDNDGTVAGGNDAFGFGEFPGQYGMVLLSQFPIVEADVRTFQKFLWKDMPGNWLPPDPADSDGDGNRGSFYSPAELNVLRLSSKSHWDVPIDVDGFRIHVLASHPTPPVFDDGAETDFEHPTIVDRNGRRNHDEIRFLADYISGAEYIYDDSEWAAAGNTTPAVRKGGLLDAAKFVILGDLNADPIDGDNTGDPIDLLLSSPLINAATVPRSDGGAEASRLQQEANTSHRGDPSFDTADFNDSTPGNLRIDYVLPSATLTIQKAEVYWPTESELRDIGRENLLGPKGGGASDHRLVFVDIDVDRPEP comes from the coding sequence ATGATCCGCAGTCTGCTGGCGTTTCATTTTCGGCCGTGGCCGTTTGCAAAGGGCATTCCCCGGTTCTGTCTGCGCTGGCTCGTATCGCGATCGCCATTGCATTTTTTGCTGGGAATTCCTTCGCTTGCCGTCACGCTGGCGATTGTCGCCACAGTGCTGATGACGCGATCTCCGGAATCGCGAAAGCGGCTGGCGACTGATTACCGTCAGCGAGCTGCTCTGGCGGTGAATGCCGGCGACCTGCAGCAGGCCGAAATTCTCTACCGTCGCGCGATCCCGCTGTCGTCCGATCCGAACGCGGTCACCGTCGAATTCGCCGCTGCGTTGTTGGGCCGCGGTCAGGAAGCTCGCGGCCTGCGCATGCTCACGGCGCTGGCGCCGATCGACGGGCGCAGCGGCTACCTTCCTGCGTACCAGGCGTTGGCGGCGTACTACCGTGATCACCCGGACAGGACCGCACTCCACGACGTCCTGACTTTGCGATATCGAATGGAAACGGAAGCCGACAGCCTGGCGACGCGACTGGAACTGGTGAGTCTGCTGGCCACTCACGGAGCGTACTCGCAGGCCATCGGCTTTCTGCGGCCCGTCGCCGATGACAACGCCGGGCACGAGTTGCTGCTGGCACGACTGCTGGAAGCCAGCGGTCAGCGCCGACAGGCAGCCGATGAGCGGAACCAGGCGATTGCCCGGATGCGGGATGACCTGCGGCGCAATCCTGACGACGCTGAACAACGTCGGCGGTTGCTGAATACCTACGCCGAACAGGGCCGGCTGTTCGACGCGCTGACCGTGGCGCTGGAAGGGTGTGATCAATCCGTCGATCCCGCAACCGTCGACATGGTGATCGACGTTTACTCGGCCTGGATGACGACGCTGCCGCCTCGCGAAGTTCGGGAACAACTGAACGCTTTGAGAATGACGGTCGATCCGCAGGCCGACACCAGCCGTGAGTACACGCTGACGTCCATCACTCGCGCTGACGGAACTGATCGGATGGTTCACGAGTGTTTTGCCGGACTTCACCGGGTTCTTCTCAGCCGGGATTCTCAGTGGCTGGTGGACTTGCTGCTGGGCACCGCCGCAGCCGGTGACAACCGGCCGCAGCAGGCCATGATACATCTTCGCCGGGCTCACGCGGGCCGCCCGGATCATCCGGTGATCGCCAACGATCTCGCTTGGATGCTGTATCGCCAGGCCAGCCGCGATTCCGGCGACTCGGCCGATGCTCTGCTGAACGAAGCCATCGAACTGGCTGATATTGCCGTCGCTCAGAAACCGGACCATGCGTCGTTTCATGACACGCGGGCGCAGATTCTGATTGCTGCCGGTTGCTGGCTCGAAGCCGAATCCGAACTGCAGCGCTGCGACGAACTGGGTGGCGACACGTCGACGCTGCGAAGGAAGATGAGAGAAGATAAGAAAGAGTCGGATACTGCTTCCGATGGCGGTACTGCAACTCATCCGGAACACGGCGAAGATTCCGACACCTCGGAACCCGGCAGCGCAAAAGTCAGCGGTTCGCATCGCGGTGCCGTCTTCACGAAAACTGCTTTACTGGCAGGGCAACGGTCGATTCGATTCGCCACGTTCAACGCGTCACTGAATCGTCGGCAAGCCGGCGAGCTGGTCCGTAATCTGTCGAAGCCCAACGATCGTCAGGCGATGGCGGTCGCCGAAATCATTCGCCGAGTCCGGCCGGATGTGCTGCTGTTGAATGAATTTGACTTCGACGAGAACGCGGAAGCACTGCGGTTGTTTCAGGACAACTACCTGAACGTTCCGCGACCGGGAATCGAGCCGATCCGGTACGAGCATCATTTCCTGGCTTCGCCCAACACCGGCGTTCCGTCGGGATTGGATCTGGACAACGACGGAACGGTTGCGGGCGGCAACGATGCATTCGGATTCGGTGAATTTCCCGGTCAGTACGGAATGGTGCTGCTGTCGCAGTTCCCGATTGTCGAAGCTGACGTCCGCACGTTTCAGAAATTCCTGTGGAAGGACATGCCCGGCAACTGGCTGCCACCGGATCCCGCCGACAGCGATGGTGACGGGAATCGCGGCAGTTTCTACTCACCGGCGGAACTGAACGTGCTGCGTTTGTCTTCGAAGAGCCACTGGGACGTTCCGATCGACGTCGACGGTTTTCGGATTCATGTGCTGGCAAGCCATCCGACTCCGCCGGTGTTTGACGACGGGGCCGAAACCGACTTTGAACACCCGACCATCGTCGACCGGAATGGCCGGCGAAATCACGACGAGATTCGGTTTCTGGCCGACTACATCTCCGGCGCCGAATACATTTACGACGACAGCGAATGGGCGGCTGCGGGAAACACAACTCCTGCGGTTCGGAAGGGCGGACTGCTCGACGCTGCGAAGTTCGTGATTCTGGGAGACCTGAACGCGGATCCGATCGACGGCGACAACACCGGCGACCCGATCGACCTGTTGCTAAGCAGCCCGCTCATCAATGCCGCAACGGTTCCGCGGTCAGACGGCGGCGCGGAGGCCTCTCGTCTGCAGCAGGAGGCGAATACTTCGCACCGCGGCGATCCGTCGTTTGATACCGCAGACTTCAACGACAGTACCCCCGGTAACCTGCGAATCGACTACGTCTTGCCGTCTGCGACTCTGACTATTCAAAAGGCGGAAGTTTACTGGCCCACCGAATCGGAACTGCGGGACATCGGCCGGGAAAATCTGCTGGGACCGAAAGGCGGCGGCGCGTCAGATCACCGCCTGGTCTTCGTTGATATTGATGTCGATCGTCCAGAGCCATAG